A region of the Romboutsia hominis genome:
GTCCATAATTTGTATATTTCCTATTTGAATTTAATACTTCTTCAAGAATCTTTTCCATACTTCTCCTCCTAATTTAATTACGTTTCCAAATGTCTAATAAATATATAATACAGAAACCCCTGATATTCTGTCAACATCAGGGGTTTTATAGTATTAATCAACTATTTTACTTCCACCTACAAACTCTCTCAATATTGATGTTGGTGGTATATCTGATATGTCTGATAACTCAACAAAATATTGAAGAAACTTTAAAAGTCTATTAGCTTCTATATATGAACTATTTTCCTTATCAATTTCCTCTAGTAATGGTTTTGCGTACTTTTTCAATACTGCTAATTCATAAATACATGCAGAGTTAAATATTATATCCGCTTCCTCTTGATATGGGAATATATTTTTCTTCTCTCCACGTCTTACTGATTCCCACTGCATTATTGTCTTTTCTGCGCTATAACCTCTAAAATTATAATCTCTAACCATTCTTCTTATTAACCTTAAATCCGTTGTAGGTATTCTATTATGGTCATCTAAATTAATTTGAGTTAGGGCACTTATATAAATTTTAAATTTATCTTCATCTGGTATTGATGATGTTAGCATAGGATTTAATCCATGTATTCCTTCTAATATTATTGGCTGATTTTCTTTTATTTTTAACTTCTTTCCTTTTTCTTCTCTTATTCCTAATTTAAAATTAAACTTAGGTAAACTTATTTCCTTACCTTCTAGTAAATCTTTTAAATCTTTATTAAATCTCTCTAAATCTATTGCATATATAGACTCAAAATCATAATTTCCAAATTCATCTAGTGGAGTATGCTCTCTATTAACAAAGTAATCATCTAAAGATATTGATACAGGATTTAGATTATTGACTCTAAGATGTATTGATAATCTATGAGCAAAACTTGTTTTACCTGATGATGAAGGAGCTGCTATTAATATAACTCTCTTATTTTTTTCTTTTATAATATCTGCTATTTGAGATAATTTTTTCTCATGTAGAGCTTCTACTGTTCTTATAATTTCTCCATACTCTTTTCTTTCTATTACCTCATTAAGTGTAGTTACTTTACTTACTCCCATAAGCTTTGACCAATTCTCCGCTTCATGATATACACTCGATAACTTAGGCTGTTCTTTAAATTTAGTTGGTATATTTTTATTTTCTTCACTTGGACCTAATACTATTATTCCATTTTTATATGGTTTTAAATCAAATGTCTTTATATATCCCGTAGATGGTAACATATATCCATAGAAATGATTTATATGATTGTTACACTTATATATCTTTACATCATCATGTTCCTTGTATTTAAGAAGCTCTGCTTTCTCATACATTTTATTATCTTTAAATATTTTTATTGCTTCTTCTTTATTAGTGTCTATTCTTTCTATTTTATAATTAGACTCTATTATATCTTTCATTTTTTTGTTTATAGCTTCTACATCTTTCTCTATCAATTCTCCATCTTTATGAACTTCACAATATAATCCCTTTGATAGAGAATGTTCTATTACTACTCGACAATCTTTAAATACTTCGTTACAAGCCATTATAAATATAAATGACACAGTTCTAAAGTATACTCTTAATCCATCTTCGCTAGTTGTATCTAAAAAACTTAATTTACAGTCTTTGTTTATACTATAATTTAATTCTCTTAGTTTGTTGTCTATAACTCCTAATGTTATGTATCCTTTATAGTCTTTATCTATTTCTTTTACTATACTTTCTAGTTTTACTCCTGGAGAATCTTTTTCTATTTTATAAACTTTTTCATTTCCTTCTACATTGATAGTTATATTTTTCATAGTAATCTCCTTTCTTTTATACTTAAAAAGAGGTATTTAAACCTCTTTTTTAATCTCTTTTATATATTCTATACTTTCCTTTATATCATGATATTTTATCTCTAATATTAAGAACTCTGGTTCTAAGTCAATGATAGTTTTAACTTCTTTTTTATCTAATATACCTTTATTTATCCCTATATGTATATCTTTCTTTCCATCATTGTCACTTAAATGAACTATTCTAATCTTGTTATGTAATTTGTCTATATAATTATCCCTATTGATTAGATTATGGCCTGTATCATAACAAAACCATAATTTTTCATTTTCTACTTTATTAAATATATATTCAAAATCATATAGTTTGTTACCTACATTTGATAAATCACCATTATTAGAATAAGTATTTTCTATTGATATATTAGCTTTCGTCTTATTTATAATATCATTTAACATACTACATGATATATCTAAATATTTTTCTCTATTTTTATCTAATCTATCAGATATAACATACCCTAGGTGAAGATTGTAGTAACAAATATTTAAATGTTTTAATTTATAGTTCATTTCTTCTACAAATCTTACCCAAGATTGTCTAATAAATTCTATATTCTCACACAAGTTTAACTCCATAGGTAAATGAATACTTAAAGATACATTTAATTCTTTAAGCTTGTCTATATATTTGTATATCTCATCACACTCATATAAGTTATCTATACCAAGTTCTATATGTTTTATTTCATCTATCTCTTTGCACAAATTTATTGCTTCATCAAGATTATATAATAATGCTGATATACCAATTTTCATGTAATTCACCTATTTTACAGTTCCTATTTTATTAAATGGATATAACCTTATCATTACCTTACCCATTATATTTTTTTCATTTACTAACCCGACATCTTCATATCTACTATCTAAACTCTTCTCTCTATTATCTCCCATTGCAAATACTTCACCCTTTGGAACTGTCATATCTATATATCCATCTGTATAATTATCATGTATATATGGTTCATCTAATAACTTTCCATTTACATATACTTTGGAATTTTCTATCTTAATATGATCTCCTCCGGTTGCTATAACTCTCTTTACTAAGTCTTTAGGTTTTCCATTGTCTTGAAGTAAATTCGTATGGAATACTATTATGTCTCCCTTTTTTGGCTCTCCTATTTTATAAGCCATTCTATTAATTATTAAATAATCATTTTCCTTTAAAGTAGGATACATAGATTCTCCCTTAACTAAAGTAGGTCTTATAAATTGAGTTATTATAAATGCAAAAATAAGAGCAGTAGCTATTACCTTAATCCACTCTATTGCTTCTTTTTTTAATTTTTCACTCATCCTAATAATCTCCTCCTAAATTTTAATTTAGTTAATAATTGGTGTAACTTCCTATCATTTGTATAGCCATCTCATTTATATTATCATATTTATCCATTTTTATACCTAAGTCTAGTAATTCACATGCTTTAACTAAGTCCTGAACTACTTCCATGGGATTGCCATATAACTCTTCAATATCTTCTTTGCTAACCCCTTTAAATCCATGTCCAACTGGGCTTTCATGTCTAATCTTAATTAAATTTTCTAGTCTTTCTCCATTTAATATATCAACAACCTTTTCCATTCTTTTTGTTTTTTTAATATACCTATTTATATAGTTAGTCACCCCAGTTATTAGATTTCCATTATATATATTATACTTCTTTTTTAATGTATATAGAATATTTTTCTTTGATACCATATAACCATGCATATTTACTTTATATTTTTTATTTTCCTTAGTACTTACAAATATATATTTAAATAATGCTTCCTTTAATCTATATAACCTTCCCAAAAAATCAATATACTCTTCATTAACAATTTGTATCTTCATATTTTCTATGAGCTCTGATAATATGTCTTCAGGTTCTCCATTTTCTAGATTTTCTAGGTTAGAAACCAATCTTTTTATCTCTCTTCTACTTAACATCTCACTGCTCATCTTTTTTAAACTTATCGATGCTTTTTTAAAGTCAAAGTTTATAGCATACTTAGATGATTCCATTAATAGGTATAGATCTCCTTCGACTATACCAACTTCTTCTAATACATCAATTACCGCATCATAATCATATCTTTGTAAAAATTTATATATAACATACTCTTTACTTTTATCTAATGGATTCATATTTCCCTCCTAGTTGTACCTCTTTTTAATACACATATATTTATTATTAAACTAGAAGGTTTATATTATGTAAAAAAGCTCATATTAAATATAATATATTAAGGCTTTTTTGAATAATATATATAATAATTATATTTATCTATAAATTTAAAATAAGTGTGTCTACATATATACTATAAAAAGGTACTAAGTTATAACTTAGTACCTTTTTATAGCTACTTTAGTATTTTATTCTAAGACCTTTCGGATAGTGGTTTTTTAATACTCCATTGGATTCTTTTCCCCACCCTAGTGGTATATTTTCTACTGTTACTAATACCCATCCTCTACTTTGTCCTGTATTTATGATATTTCCTCTTAAATAATTTAATACTTCTTCATCTTGTATTGATAAATTCTCTGTATACTTAACTTGATTTGGCTTTAAATAATGAGACAATGCATGTGATGGCTCAAACCTATTTTTCTTTAGTATTCCCAAATGAAGTCCATATCTTAAAACTTTTAATTTTTTAGTTTCTGGACTTTCTTCTGGCAATAGATATAAATTTTCTCCTCTTATATCAAATTTATTTCCTATTGACTCATTTAAAAATTTCTTTTCAAATTCTCTAAAATCCTTTAATTCTGTATCTAATCTTTTAACTTTTAATTCTTTAGTTTTTATATCCTCTTCTTCATTTTTTTGTATTTTAGCTACAAAGTGACCTTCTCCTTTTATCTTGTGAGGCCATAATCTTTCCATCTCTATAAGCTTAGCATTTTCATATTCTTCTATAAACTCATTTATAACTGTTTCATTTTCTTCTTTCGCAAATGTACATGTAGAATATACTAACGTACCTCCATTTTTAAGCATCTCATATCCATCTCTTATTATTTCTCTTTGAATAGATTGACATTCTAATACTTTTGCATAGCTCCAATCACTTATAGCAACTTCATCTTTCCTAAACATTCCTTGCCCTGAACAAGGAGCATCTATTACTATTTTATCAAAGTATCCTCTAAATACCTTCTTTAGATTATTTGAGTCTGTATTTGTTATTATACAATTTTTAGCTCCAAATCTCTCTAGATTTTCTCCTAGTGCTTTTATTCTCATTGGGTTTATTTCATTTGATACTAATAATCCTGTATTATTTAGTTTTGATAGTATGTATGTTGATTTTCCTCCTGGAGCAGCACACATATCTAGAATTTTTTCACCTTCTTTAATATCCAACTTTGGCACAACACTCATAGCTGATGGTTCTTGTAAATAATATGCTCCTGCCTCATGTAGTGGATTTTTGCCGGGTCTATCTATATCTTCATCATAATAAAAGCCTTCATTTACCCAAGGTATTTGTTCTAGTTTAAATAAATTTAATTTATCTAAGTCATTTTTACTTATTTTTAATGTATTAACTCTAAGGCCGGTAGTTTTTTTATCATCATATGTTTTTATAAATTCATCATACTCATCTTTTAGTATTTCTTTCATATCACTTAAAAATCTTTCAGGTAGCTTTGTCAATTCTTATCGTCCTTCCTCGTTCTCTTTTTTCTTCTCTTAAATCTATTTTTTGAACTAATTATGTATTTATCTAATTTGTCTAAGTTTAATTTACATAAAAAAATTATATAAACCACAAACAATATAATAGACCATCTATACTCTATCATCAATATAAAATCAAAAACTCCATGTATTAAAATTGGTATTAAAACAGATAGTATTAAATATTCTCTTTTTTTAAATTTCTCTGTACTAAATTTATATTTAGATATATAGTATCCCATGGTTATTGCAAATAACATGTGAGCTGGTGTAGATATTATAGCTCTAATCAATCCAACCTCCATCACTGTGCTTTTATCTTCTTTTAAGATATATAATACATTTTCTAGTGTTGCAAATCCTAATGACAAAAACATGGAG
Encoded here:
- a CDS encoding nucleoside kinase; this encodes MKNITINVEGNEKVYKIEKDSPGVKLESIVKEIDKDYKGYITLGVIDNKLRELNYSINKDCKLSFLDTTSEDGLRVYFRTVSFIFIMACNEVFKDCRVVIEHSLSKGLYCEVHKDGELIEKDVEAINKKMKDIIESNYKIERIDTNKEEAIKIFKDNKMYEKAELLKYKEHDDVKIYKCNNHINHFYGYMLPSTGYIKTFDLKPYKNGIIVLGPSEENKNIPTKFKEQPKLSSVYHEAENWSKLMGVSKVTTLNEVIERKEYGEIIRTVEALHEKKLSQIADIIKEKNKRVILIAAPSSSGKTSFAHRLSIHLRVNNLNPVSISLDDYFVNREHTPLDEFGNYDFESIYAIDLERFNKDLKDLLEGKEISLPKFNFKLGIREEKGKKLKIKENQPIILEGIHGLNPMLTSSIPDEDKFKIYISALTQINLDDHNRIPTTDLRLIRRMVRDYNFRGYSAEKTIMQWESVRRGEKKNIFPYQEEADIIFNSACIYELAVLKKYAKPLLEEIDKENSSYIEANRLLKFLQYFVELSDISDIPPTSILREFVGGSKIVD
- a CDS encoding sugar phosphate isomerase/epimerase family protein; this encodes MKIGISALLYNLDEAINLCKEIDEIKHIELGIDNLYECDEIYKYIDKLKELNVSLSIHLPMELNLCENIEFIRQSWVRFVEEMNYKLKHLNICYYNLHLGYVISDRLDKNREKYLDISCSMLNDIINKTKANISIENTYSNNGDLSNVGNKLYDFEYIFNKVENEKLWFCYDTGHNLINRDNYIDKLHNKIRIVHLSDNDGKKDIHIGINKGILDKKEVKTIIDLEPEFLILEIKYHDIKESIEYIKEIKKEV
- the lepB gene encoding signal peptidase I, yielding MSEKLKKEAIEWIKVIATALIFAFIITQFIRPTLVKGESMYPTLKENDYLIINRMAYKIGEPKKGDIIVFHTNLLQDNGKPKDLVKRVIATGGDHIKIENSKVYVNGKLLDEPYIHDNYTDGYIDMTVPKGEVFAMGDNREKSLDSRYEDVGLVNEKNIMGKVMIRLYPFNKIGTVK
- a CDS encoding RsmF rRNA methyltransferase first C-terminal domain-containing protein; protein product: MTKLPERFLSDMKEILKDEYDEFIKTYDDKKTTGLRVNTLKISKNDLDKLNLFKLEQIPWVNEGFYYDEDIDRPGKNPLHEAGAYYLQEPSAMSVVPKLDIKEGEKILDMCAAPGGKSTYILSKLNNTGLLVSNEINPMRIKALGENLERFGAKNCIITNTDSNNLKKVFRGYFDKIVIDAPCSGQGMFRKDEVAISDWSYAKVLECQSIQREIIRDGYEMLKNGGTLVYSTCTFAKEENETVINEFIEEYENAKLIEMERLWPHKIKGEGHFVAKIQKNEEEDIKTKELKVKRLDTELKDFREFEKKFLNESIGNKFDIRGENLYLLPEESPETKKLKVLRYGLHLGILKKNRFEPSHALSHYLKPNQVKYTENLSIQDEEVLNYLRGNIINTGQSRGWVLVTVENIPLGWGKESNGVLKNHYPKGLRIKY
- a CDS encoding PrsW family intramembrane metalloprotease — translated: MNINIFTLAIAPTIAYIFWIYLKDKYDKEPINRLAKFFLLGVFMGIIALIVELLLLKLDILTGYTSIIYISFIVAGMTEEGLKAIVLIPNLLKEKYFNEKLDGIIYSMFLSLGFATLENVLYILKEDKSTVMEVGLIRAIISTPAHMLFAITMGYYISKYKFSTEKFKKREYLILSVLIPILIHGVFDFILMIEYRWSIILFVVYIIFLCKLNLDKLDKYIISSKNRFKRRKKRTRKDDKN